The following proteins come from a genomic window of Bradyrhizobium paxllaeri:
- the pheT gene encoding phenylalanine--tRNA ligase subunit beta: protein MKFTLSWLKEHLDTDEPLEKLAEKLTMIGLEVESIEDKAKALAPFSIARVISAEQHPNADRLRVCMVDTGNGAAPVQVVCGAPNARAGLVSVFSPPGTFIPGKNITLGVGTIRGVESRGMLCSAAELEISEDHDGIMELPADAPIGKGYAEWAGLGDPVLEINLTPNRQDCTGVHGIARDLSAADMGKFIDPGIKPVKGEFPCPVKVTVEDATLCPGFALRLVRGVKNGPSPEWLQKRLTSIGLRPINALVDITNFMTYDRARPLHVFDAKKVRGNLRVRRAKDGESLLALDGRTYTLDPSICVIADEHGVESLAGIMGGETSGCDENTTDVLIESALWNEINIAQTGRKLGINSDARYRFERGVDPAFMVPGLELATKLVMELCGGTPSETVVVGNAFGDDRIIDFPLAEVKRLAGIEVPLIEMRRILVHLGFMVAGNGPVVKIAVPSWRTDVHGKADIVEEVVRIVGVDKVPMTPFERGDDARKPVLTTMQNRIRRAKRALAARGMVEAVTWSFISKPHAELFGGGQAELALANPIASDLSDMRPSLLPGLVAAAQANANRGYPDVALFEVGQVFKGDKPETQFVAASGVRHGFASAKGMGRHWSGSAQTDALDAKADAFAVLAAAGAPMQALQIVPGGASWLHPGRSGTIQIGPQNVLGYFGELHPRTLEALGADGPLMAFEVILDRIPDAKKKSTRARPLLELSAFQPVSRDFAFIVDRTVKAGDIVRSAQGVDKKLITDVSVFDLYEGKGIDPDKKSVAIAVTIQPREKTLTDQEIEAVAAKIVAEVTKKTGGTLRG, encoded by the coding sequence ATGAAATTCACGCTCTCCTGGCTGAAGGAACATCTCGACACCGACGAGCCCCTGGAAAAGCTCGCCGAGAAGCTCACCATGATCGGGCTCGAGGTCGAGAGCATCGAGGACAAGGCGAAGGCGCTGGCGCCGTTCTCCATTGCGCGGGTGATCTCGGCCGAGCAGCATCCGAATGCGGATCGCCTGCGGGTTTGCATGGTCGATACCGGCAATGGCGCTGCGCCGGTGCAGGTGGTGTGCGGGGCGCCGAACGCGCGCGCCGGCCTGGTCAGCGTGTTCTCGCCGCCCGGCACATTCATCCCCGGCAAGAACATTACGCTCGGCGTCGGCACCATCCGAGGCGTCGAAAGCCGCGGCATGCTGTGCTCGGCGGCGGAGCTCGAGATTTCCGAAGACCATGACGGCATCATGGAGCTGCCGGCCGATGCGCCGATCGGCAAGGGCTATGCCGAATGGGCCGGCCTCGGCGATCCCGTGCTCGAAATCAACCTGACGCCGAACCGCCAGGACTGCACCGGCGTGCACGGCATCGCGCGCGATCTCTCCGCCGCCGACATGGGCAAGTTCATCGATCCCGGTATCAAGCCGGTGAAGGGTGAATTCCCCTGCCCGGTGAAGGTGACGGTGGAAGATGCCACGCTGTGTCCGGGCTTTGCGCTGCGGCTGGTACGCGGCGTCAAGAACGGCCCCTCGCCGGAATGGCTGCAGAAGCGCCTAACCTCGATCGGGTTGCGCCCGATCAATGCGCTGGTCGACATCACCAACTTCATGACCTACGACCGCGCCCGTCCCCTGCATGTGTTCGACGCGAAGAAGGTGAGAGGCAATCTCAGGGTTCGCCGGGCGAAGGATGGCGAAAGCCTGCTGGCGCTCGACGGCCGCACCTACACGCTCGACCCTTCGATCTGCGTGATCGCGGATGAGCACGGCGTCGAATCGCTCGCCGGCATCATGGGTGGCGAGACTTCCGGCTGCGACGAGAACACGACGGACGTGCTGATCGAATCGGCGCTGTGGAACGAGATCAACATCGCCCAGACCGGGCGCAAGCTCGGCATCAATTCGGATGCGCGCTACCGTTTCGAGCGCGGTGTCGATCCGGCCTTCATGGTGCCGGGGCTCGAACTCGCGACCAAGCTGGTGATGGAATTGTGCGGCGGCACGCCGTCGGAGACCGTTGTCGTCGGCAACGCCTTCGGCGACGACCGCATCATCGATTTCCCGCTTGCCGAGGTGAAGCGCCTCGCCGGGATCGAGGTGCCGCTGATCGAGATGCGGCGCATCCTCGTCCATCTCGGCTTCATGGTCGCCGGCAACGGCCCGGTGGTGAAGATCGCTGTCCCGTCCTGGCGCACCGACGTGCACGGCAAGGCCGATATCGTCGAAGAGGTTGTCCGCATCGTCGGCGTCGACAAGGTGCCGATGACGCCGTTCGAGCGCGGCGACGACGCTCGCAAGCCGGTGCTGACTACGATGCAGAACCGCATCCGCCGCGCCAAGCGTGCGCTGGCGGCGCGCGGCATGGTAGAGGCCGTAACCTGGTCGTTCATCTCAAAGCCGCACGCCGAATTGTTCGGCGGCGGCCAGGCGGAGCTTGCGCTCGCCAACCCGATCGCGTCCGATCTCTCCGACATGCGGCCGAGCCTGCTGCCGGGCCTCGTCGCTGCGGCGCAGGCCAATGCCAACCGCGGCTATCCGGATGTCGCGCTGTTCGAGGTCGGTCAGGTCTTCAAGGGCGACAAGCCCGAGACCCAGTTCGTTGCCGCCTCCGGCGTGCGCCACGGCTTTGCCTCTGCGAAGGGCATGGGCCGGCATTGGTCCGGTTCTGCCCAGACCGATGCGCTCGACGCCAAGGCGGATGCGTTCGCGGTGCTGGCTGCCGCCGGCGCGCCGATGCAGGCGTTGCAGATCGTGCCGGGCGGCGCGAGCTGGCTGCATCCGGGGCGCTCCGGCACCATCCAGATCGGGCCGCAGAATGTGCTCGGCTATTTCGGCGAGCTGCATCCGCGCACGCTGGAAGCGCTCGGCGCTGACGGCCCGTTGATGGCGTTCGAAGTGATCCTCGACCGCATTCCCGATGCCAAGAAGAAGTCGACCCGCGCCAGGCCGCTGCTCGAACTCTCCGCATTCCAGCCGGTGTCGCGCGATTTTGCCTTCATCGTCGACCGCACCGTCAAGGCCGGCGACATCGTGCGATCAGCGCAAGGCGTCGACAAGAAGCTGATCACGGATGTGTCCGTATTCGACCTCTATGAGGGCAAGGGCATCGATCCCGACAAAAAGTCGGTCGCGATTGCCGTGACGATCCAGCCGCGCGAGAAGACGCTGACCGATCAGGAGATCGAAGCGGTGGCGGCGAAGATCGTGGCCGAGGTGACGAAGAAGACCGGCGGCACGTTGCGGGGATGA
- a CDS encoding endonuclease domain-containing protein, translated as MNLAETAVAERAPTLTLPRKREREQISLGATSFRNMDTNRPSEQSLELPLPLAGEGWGGGLSASEVSMVDPEHPNWKVSDRLRTNARALRKNSTDVERILWSELRGHRLNGASFRRQVPIQNYIVDFVCHAAKLVIELDGGQHFSDQAEQKDAARSAVIEAEGFKVLRFSNLDVMKNRAGVLEAIAAPVAERAPTLALPRKRERGQEKPSS; from the coding sequence GTGAACCTCGCCGAGACTGCCGTCGCGGAGAGAGCCCCCACCCTGACCCTCCCCCGCAAGCGGGAGAGGGAACAGATCTCGCTTGGCGCAACCAGTTTTCGCAACATGGATACGAACCGTCCATCCGAGCAATCGCTCGAACTCCCTCTCCCGCTTGCGGGGGAGGGTTGGGGTGGGGGTCTCTCCGCATCGGAGGTGTCGATGGTCGATCCGGAACATCCCAACTGGAAGGTCTCCGACCGGCTGCGCACGAATGCGCGGGCGCTCCGCAAGAATTCAACCGACGTCGAACGAATCCTTTGGTCGGAGCTCCGCGGCCATCGGCTGAACGGCGCGAGCTTTCGTCGACAGGTGCCAATCCAGAACTACATCGTCGATTTCGTCTGTCACGCAGCCAAGCTCGTGATTGAACTCGACGGCGGCCAGCATTTTTCCGATCAAGCCGAACAGAAAGACGCCGCCCGATCCGCCGTGATCGAAGCCGAAGGCTTCAAAGTCCTTCGTTTCAGCAATCTCGATGTGATGAAAAACCGCGCAGGCGTCCTCGAAGCAATTGCCGCTCCCGTCGCGGAGAGAGCCCCCACCCTAGCCCTCCCCCGCAAGCGGGAGAGGGGACAAGAGAAGCCATCGTCATGA
- the pheS gene encoding phenylalanine--tRNA ligase subunit alpha has product MSDLAKLEKSVLDDIAAAGDEVALEAVRVAALGKKGSISALLATLGKMSPDERKTEGAKINLAKDKVTAALTARRDVLKSAALDARLASETIDVTLPLREPPAEAGRIHPLSQVFEEVNTIFADMGFAIAEGPDIETDDYNFTKLNFPEGHPAREMHDTFFFNPKEDGSRMLLRTHTSPVQVRTMLSQKPPIRVICPGRTYRIDSDATHTPQFHQVEGLVIDKGSHLGHLKWILHEFCKAFFEVDHINMRFRPSFFPFTEPSLEVDIQCRRDKGEIRFGEGEDWLEILGCGMVHPNVLRACDIDPDVYQGFAWGMGLDRIAMLKYGIADLRQLFENDVRWLNHYGFKPLDVPMLAGGLST; this is encoded by the coding sequence GTGTCCGACCTCGCCAAACTCGAAAAGTCTGTTCTCGACGATATCGCCGCCGCCGGCGATGAAGTTGCCCTTGAAGCCGTCCGCGTCGCAGCGCTCGGCAAGAAGGGCTCGATCTCGGCGCTGCTCGCCACGCTGGGCAAGATGTCGCCGGACGAGCGCAAGACGGAAGGCGCCAAGATCAACCTCGCCAAGGACAAGGTCACCGCGGCGCTCACCGCGCGCCGCGATGTCCTGAAATCGGCCGCGCTCGATGCCCGGCTGGCCTCCGAGACCATCGACGTCACGCTGCCGCTGCGCGAGCCGCCCGCGGAAGCGGGCCGCATCCATCCGCTGAGCCAGGTCTTCGAGGAGGTCAACACCATCTTCGCCGACATGGGATTTGCGATCGCCGAAGGTCCCGATATCGAGACCGACGATTACAACTTCACCAAGCTGAATTTCCCGGAAGGGCATCCGGCGCGGGAGATGCACGACACGTTCTTCTTCAACCCGAAGGAGGACGGCTCGCGCATGCTGTTGCGCACCCACACGTCGCCGGTACAGGTGCGCACGATGCTGTCGCAAAAGCCGCCGATCCGCGTGATCTGCCCGGGCCGCACCTATCGCATCGATTCCGACGCGACGCATACGCCGCAATTCCACCAGGTCGAAGGCCTCGTCATCGACAAGGGCTCGCATCTCGGTCACCTCAAATGGATCCTGCACGAGTTCTGCAAGGCGTTCTTCGAGGTCGACCACATCAACATGCGGTTCCGCCCGTCGTTCTTCCCGTTCACCGAGCCGTCGCTCGAGGTCGACATCCAGTGCCGGCGCGACAAGGGCGAGATCCGTTTCGGCGAAGGCGAGGATTGGCTCGAAATTCTCGGCTGCGGCATGGTGCATCCGAACGTGCTGCGCGCCTGCGACATCGATCCCGACGTCTACCAGGGCTTTGCCTGGGGCATGGGCCTCGACCGCATCGCGATGCTGAAATACGGCATCGCCGATCTCAGGCAGTTGTTCGAGAACGACGTGCGCTGGCTCAATCACTACGGCTTCAAGCCGCTCGACGTCCCGATGCTCGCCGGAGGCTTGAGCACGTGA
- the rplT gene encoding 50S ribosomal protein L20: MSRVKRGVTSHAKHKKVYKAAKGFYGRRKNTIRAAKAAVEKAGQYAFRDRKRKKRTFRALWIQRLNAAVRPFGMTYSVFINGLSKSGITVDRKVLSDLAINEPAAFQAIAEKAKAALAA, translated from the coding sequence ATGTCTCGCGTCAAACGCGGTGTGACCTCTCACGCCAAGCACAAGAAAGTCTACAAGGCCGCCAAGGGCTTTTACGGCCGCCGCAAGAACACCATCCGCGCCGCCAAGGCCGCCGTCGAGAAGGCCGGCCAGTATGCGTTCCGTGATCGCAAGCGCAAGAAGCGCACCTTCCGCGCGCTCTGGATCCAGCGTCTCAATGCTGCGGTTCGTCCGTTCGGCATGACCTACAGCGTGTTCATCAACGGCCTGTCGAAGTCGGGCATCACGGTGGACCGTAAGGTGCTGTCGGATCTCGCCATCAACGAGCCGGCGGCGTTCCAGGCGATCGCCGAGAAGGCCAAGGCCGCCCTCGCCGCCTGA
- the rpmI gene encoding 50S ribosomal protein L35, producing MPKLKTKSGAKKRFKVTATGKVMHAQRGKRHGMIKRTKKQIRQLRGTRVLFKTDGDNVKKYFLPNA from the coding sequence ATGCCCAAGCTGAAGACCAAGTCAGGCGCTAAAAAGCGCTTCAAGGTGACTGCTACCGGCAAAGTGATGCACGCCCAGCGCGGCAAGCGCCACGGCATGATCAAGCGGACGAAGAAGCAGATTCGTCAGCTCCGCGGCACCCGCGTGCTGTTCAAGACCGACGGCGACAACGTCAAGAAATACTTCTTGCCGAACGCCTGA
- the infC gene encoding translation initiation factor IF-3: MRRPNRAPPAATKDGPRTNDDIRNAQIQLIDQNGTNHGTIETVVAIKMALEAGMDLVEISPNNNPPVCKIMDYGKFKYSAQKKAAEARKKQKIVEIKEIKLRPMIDDHDYDVKMRAMQRFFEEGDKVKITLRYRGREMAHQEIGTKLLDKVKADVAEFAKVEQDARFEGRQVVMVLAPR; encoded by the coding sequence ATTCGCCGTCCCAACAGAGCCCCGCCCGCTGCAACCAAAGACGGGCCGCGCACCAATGATGATATCCGCAACGCGCAGATCCAGCTGATCGATCAGAACGGCACCAACCACGGAACCATCGAGACCGTGGTGGCCATCAAGATGGCCCTCGAGGCGGGCATGGATCTCGTCGAGATTTCGCCGAACAACAATCCTCCCGTCTGCAAGATTATGGACTACGGGAAGTTCAAGTATTCGGCACAGAAGAAAGCGGCCGAAGCCCGCAAGAAGCAGAAGATCGTCGAGATCAAGGAGATCAAGCTGCGGCCGATGATCGACGATCACGACTACGACGTGAAGATGCGCGCGATGCAGCGGTTCTTCGAGGAAGGCGACAAGGTCAAGATCACCTTGCGCTACCGTGGCCGCGAAATGGCGCACCAGGAGATCGGCACCAAGCTGTTGGACAAGGTGAAGGCCGACGTCGCCGAGTTCGCCAAGGTCGAGCAGGACGCCAGGTTCGAGGGCCGCCAGGTCGTGATGGTGCTGGCGCCGCGTTGA
- a CDS encoding alpha/beta hydrolase yields the protein MTNSAPIDQEPAFIEVGEGDSRRRIAVRARAGSGPGLFWLGGFNSDMRGTKALALDAWAAEHGRACIRFDYSGHGESSGAFIDGTIGRWLEESVAVFEQFARGPQVVIGSSMGGWMALLLARAIAGRDAKPASLAGLVLIAPAPDFTEQLMWNGFSDEIRQEITTKGVWMRPSEYGDGTPYPITRALIEEGRNHLLLGSAIEVGCPLRILQGAQDPDVPWQHAFALAHRLPAEDVVLTMIQDGDHRLSRPQDIARIMAAVAEMG from the coding sequence ATGACCAATTCAGCACCAATCGACCAGGAACCGGCCTTTATCGAGGTGGGAGAGGGCGACAGCCGTCGCCGCATCGCCGTGCGCGCCCGCGCCGGCAGCGGGCCGGGGCTGTTCTGGCTCGGTGGTTTCAATTCCGACATGAGGGGCACCAAGGCGCTGGCGCTGGACGCCTGGGCTGCGGAACATGGCCGGGCCTGTATCAGATTCGATTATTCCGGCCACGGCGAATCGAGCGGCGCCTTCATCGACGGCACCATCGGGCGCTGGCTGGAAGAGAGCGTTGCGGTATTCGAGCAGTTCGCCCGAGGGCCGCAGGTCGTGATCGGCTCGTCGATGGGTGGCTGGATGGCGCTGCTGCTGGCGCGCGCCATTGCCGGCCGCGATGCGAAACCGGCCAGCCTCGCAGGCCTCGTGCTGATAGCGCCGGCGCCGGACTTCACCGAGCAGTTGATGTGGAACGGCTTCTCCGACGAGATCCGGCAGGAAATCACCACCAAGGGCGTATGGATGCGGCCATCGGAATACGGCGACGGCACGCCGTACCCGATCACCCGCGCGCTGATCGAGGAGGGGCGCAATCACCTCCTGCTCGGCAGTGCCATCGAGGTCGGCTGCCCTCTGCGCATCCTGCAGGGCGCGCAGGATCCCGACGTGCCCTGGCAGCATGCCTTTGCACTGGCGCACCGGCTGCCGGCCGAGGACGTGGTGCTGACCATGATCCAGGACGGCGACCACCGCCTGTCCCGCCCGCAGGACATCGCGCGCATCATGGCCGCGGTGGCAGAGATGGGGTGA
- a CDS encoding nuclear transport factor 2 family protein has translation MNTSAMLRTFCDAVEQRNGHAFADLFAEDGVYHDVFYGAFEGRAKIAGMIDDWFYRTATDFRWDMHDPVSDGETLYARYTFSYRSTLPEAQGARAMFEGVAIMRLREGKIVEYHEVANTAPAFVDLKFAPERITKIVAKQGAALKARPEMKRHLAE, from the coding sequence ATGAACACATCCGCCATGCTCCGCACCTTCTGCGACGCCGTCGAACAGCGCAACGGCCACGCGTTCGCCGACCTGTTCGCCGAGGATGGCGTCTATCACGATGTGTTCTATGGCGCGTTCGAAGGCCGGGCGAAGATCGCCGGTATGATCGACGACTGGTTCTATCGCACGGCGACCGATTTCCGCTGGGACATGCACGATCCCGTCAGCGACGGCGAGACGCTCTATGCGCGCTACACGTTCAGCTACCGCTCGACGCTGCCGGAAGCGCAAGGCGCACGGGCGATGTTCGAGGGCGTTGCGATCATGCGGCTGCGCGAGGGCAAGATCGTGGAGTATCACGAGGTCGCCAACACCGCGCCGGCCTTTGTCGACCTCAAATTTGCGCCGGAGCGGATCACGAAGATCGTCGCCAAGCAGGGCGCGGCGCTGAAGGCGCGGCCGGAGATGAAGCGGCATTTGGCCGAATGA
- a CDS encoding acyl-CoA thioesterase domain-containing protein has protein sequence MTKNQPFFTHDRANGTFMPTPVSNGPWDPNSLHGRVVIGLLAHVIEQRHGSDDFVPARLTVDMFRLPDITTPIEVRSKQIRDGLRIRVVEAEFFSGGISMARASCQLLRKTENAPGNVWSPPNWDAPKPADIPKPTDPRLGMNGKWTTRPIVGHMGSLGPRRLWMSEVRELVEGIPMSPFVHVATGADFASPFANAGDQGLGYINSDVTLYLHRLPVTPWVGFEVVNHHATNGVAIGECWLYDEQGPIGTSTVAALAQRKPMAKPPPP, from the coding sequence ATGACAAAAAACCAGCCCTTCTTCACCCACGACCGCGCCAACGGCACCTTCATGCCCACGCCGGTTTCGAACGGTCCGTGGGACCCCAATTCGCTGCACGGCCGCGTCGTCATCGGCCTGCTTGCGCATGTGATCGAGCAGCGCCACGGCTCCGACGATTTCGTGCCGGCGCGGCTCACCGTCGACATGTTTCGGCTGCCTGATATCACGACGCCGATCGAGGTCAGGAGCAAGCAGATCCGTGACGGCTTGCGCATCAGGGTGGTGGAGGCCGAGTTCTTTTCCGGCGGCATCAGCATGGCGCGCGCCTCCTGCCAGCTATTGCGCAAGACGGAAAATGCGCCGGGCAATGTCTGGTCGCCGCCGAACTGGGATGCGCCGAAACCGGCGGATATTCCGAAGCCCACCGATCCCCGCCTCGGCATGAATGGCAAATGGACCACGCGACCAATCGTCGGCCACATGGGTTCGCTCGGGCCGCGGCGTCTCTGGATGAGCGAGGTGCGCGAACTGGTCGAGGGCATCCCGATGTCGCCCTTCGTCCATGTCGCGACCGGCGCGGACTTCGCCAGCCCTTTCGCCAATGCCGGCGACCAGGGCCTCGGCTACATCAACAGCGACGTCACGCTCTATCTGCACCGCCTTCCTGTCACACCCTGGGTCGGCTTCGAAGTGGTGAACCATCACGCCACCAACGGCGTGGCGATCGGCGAATGCTGGCTCTATGACGAGCAGGGACCGATTGGCACCTCGACGGTGGCCGCGCTGGCACAGCGCAAGCCGATGGCGAAGCCGCCGCCGCCGTAA
- the queG gene encoding tRNA epoxyqueuosine(34) reductase QueG: MAGGRAGLADLRGPRLLNSKLSPADLKDALAREAQSLGFDCIGVTDPEAIGKAGKYFREFLAAGGHGDMDWLAAQPERRMDPRVLWPGVRSIIMLGVNYGPTEDPLALLARRTSGAISAYAQGDDYHDVIKKRLKTLARWLVAASGEEVKVFIDTAAVMEKPLAQAAGVGWQGKHTNLVSREFGSWLFLGAIFTATDLPRDTADTDHCGSCNACQEICPTAAFPAPYKLDARRCISYLTIENKGPIPREFRKAIGNRIYGCDDCLAACPWNKFAQEGREAKLAAREELRAPSLAQLVRLDDTAFRALFSKSPVKRIGRDRFIRNVLIAIGNAEDASLAVEAERLLDDASPLVRGAAVWALSQLVNRERFDALATGASTTEPDESVRQEWLRAS; encoded by the coding sequence ATGGCTGGCGGGCGTGCCGGCCTCGCGGACCTACGTGGACCTCGACTTCTGAATTCGAAACTCTCGCCAGCCGATCTGAAAGACGCGCTCGCCCGCGAGGCGCAATCCCTCGGATTCGACTGCATCGGCGTCACCGATCCCGAGGCGATCGGCAAGGCGGGAAAATATTTCCGCGAATTCCTCGCTGCCGGCGGCCATGGCGACATGGACTGGCTTGCCGCGCAACCCGAACGGCGAATGGATCCGCGCGTGCTGTGGCCCGGCGTCCGCTCGATCATCATGCTCGGCGTCAACTACGGGCCCACTGAAGATCCTCTCGCGCTTCTTGCCAGGCGCACCAGCGGGGCGATCTCCGCCTACGCACAGGGCGACGACTATCACGACGTGATCAAGAAGCGGCTGAAGACGCTGGCAAGGTGGCTGGTTGCGGCCTCCGGCGAAGAGGTGAAGGTGTTTATCGATACCGCGGCCGTGATGGAGAAACCGCTGGCGCAGGCGGCGGGAGTTGGCTGGCAGGGCAAGCACACCAACCTGGTCTCGCGCGAATTCGGCTCATGGCTGTTTCTCGGCGCGATCTTCACCGCCACTGACCTGCCGCGCGATACCGCCGACACCGATCATTGCGGCTCCTGCAATGCCTGCCAGGAGATCTGCCCGACCGCGGCATTCCCCGCGCCCTACAAGCTCGATGCGCGGCGCTGCATTTCGTACCTCACGATCGAGAACAAGGGCCCGATCCCGCGCGAATTTCGCAAAGCCATCGGCAACCGCATCTATGGCTGCGACGATTGTCTCGCAGCGTGCCCGTGGAACAAGTTTGCGCAAGAAGGCCGCGAAGCGAAGCTTGCTGCACGCGAGGAGTTGCGCGCGCCGTCGCTGGCGCAGCTTGTCCGGCTCGACGACACCGCGTTTCGCGCCCTGTTTTCGAAATCCCCGGTCAAGCGCATCGGCCGCGACCGTTTCATCCGCAATGTGCTGATCGCTATCGGCAACGCGGAGGATGCGTCGCTGGCGGTTGAAGCCGAGCGCTTGCTTGACGATGCGAGCCCGCTGGTCCGCGGCGCGGCGGTGTGGGCGTTGTCGCAGTTGGTGAACCGCGAGAGATTCGACGCGCTGGCGACCGGGGCTTCGACGACTGAGCCAGATGAAAGTGTGCGGCAGGAATGGCTGCGAGCTTCGTAA
- a CDS encoding glutathione S-transferase family protein has protein sequence MYTLYHHPFCPHSRFIRLVLGEHGLDLRLVEERAWERREGFLVLNPAATTPVLMADGFPPIPGAGIIAEYLDETHGLEAGDRRLLPASMGERIEVRRLMAWFNEKFFEEASNPLVTERIYKRFMSEENGGGAPAADVIRAAKANVRYHLAYIGWLAQTRNFLAGDRLSYADLAAAAHLSAIDYLGDVPWSEDDAAKAWYARVKSRPSFRPLLSEWLAGVPASRTYVDLDF, from the coding sequence ATGTACACGCTCTATCACCACCCGTTCTGCCCGCATTCGCGCTTCATTCGCCTGGTGCTCGGCGAACATGGCCTCGACCTGCGCCTGGTGGAAGAGCGGGCCTGGGAACGGCGCGAGGGGTTTCTCGTGCTCAATCCCGCCGCTACCACGCCGGTGTTGATGGCCGACGGCTTTCCGCCGATTCCGGGCGCCGGCATCATCGCCGAATATCTCGACGAGACGCACGGACTGGAAGCGGGCGACCGGCGGCTGCTGCCAGCCTCGATGGGCGAGCGTATCGAGGTGCGCCGGCTGATGGCGTGGTTCAACGAAAAATTCTTCGAGGAGGCCTCGAACCCGCTGGTGACCGAGCGCATCTACAAGCGTTTCATGAGCGAGGAGAACGGCGGCGGGGCGCCGGCGGCCGACGTGATCCGCGCGGCCAAGGCCAATGTGCGCTATCATCTGGCCTATATCGGCTGGCTGGCGCAGACGCGGAACTTCCTCGCCGGCGACCGCCTGTCCTACGCGGACCTCGCCGCCGCGGCGCATCTTTCGGCGATCGATTATCTGGGCGACGTGCCATGGAGCGAGGACGACGCGGCAAAGGCGTGGTACGCGCGGGTGAAATCCCGCCCGTCGTTCCGCCCGCTGCTGAGCGAATGGCTGGCGGGCGTGCCGGCCTCGCGGACCTACGTGGACCTCGACTTCTGA
- a CDS encoding undecaprenyl-diphosphate phosphatase, producing MMSDAVKAVILGIIEGITEFLPVSSTGHMLLAQRFFGLGDGAFWQSFVILIQLGAILAIVMLYFARLWRVALGMFTNPDDRRFVIGVLLAFLPAVIIGLIGGKYIKELLFNPWVVCFTLIVGGAILLWVDQLELKPTEDDATRYPLMMYLWIGIAQCVAMIPGVSRSGASIVAAMLLGGDKRSAAEFSFFLAIPTMIGAFAYDFYKNRAEMTLDHVGVLAIGFVVSFITAAIVVKTFLTYVTRHGFTFFAWWRVVAGTIGLIALALGK from the coding sequence ATGATGTCGGATGCAGTGAAGGCGGTGATTCTCGGCATCATCGAGGGTATCACGGAGTTTCTCCCCGTCTCCTCCACGGGACACATGCTGCTCGCGCAACGCTTCTTCGGCCTTGGCGATGGCGCCTTCTGGCAGAGTTTTGTGATCCTGATTCAGCTCGGCGCGATCCTCGCCATCGTCATGCTGTATTTCGCCAGGCTGTGGCGCGTCGCGCTCGGCATGTTCACCAATCCCGACGACCGCCGGTTCGTGATCGGCGTGCTGCTGGCGTTCCTGCCCGCTGTTATCATCGGCCTGATCGGCGGCAAATATATCAAGGAGCTGCTATTCAATCCGTGGGTGGTGTGTTTCACACTGATCGTCGGCGGCGCGATCCTGCTGTGGGTCGATCAGCTCGAACTCAAGCCGACCGAGGATGACGCCACGCGGTATCCGCTCATGATGTATCTGTGGATCGGCATCGCGCAGTGCGTGGCGATGATTCCCGGCGTGTCGCGCTCCGGCGCCAGCATCGTGGCGGCGATGCTGCTCGGCGGCGACAAGCGGTCGGCGGCGGAGTTCTCGTTCTTTCTCGCGATCCCGACCATGATCGGTGCGTTCGCCTATGATTTCTACAAGAACCGCGCCGAGATGACGCTCGATCACGTCGGCGTCCTCGCGATCGGATTCGTGGTCTCGTTCATCACGGCGGCGATCGTGGTGAAGACGTTCCTCACCTACGTCACCCGCCACGGTTTTACGTTCTTCGCATGGTGGCGCGTGGTTGCCGGCACGATCGGCCTGATTGCACTGGCGCTGGGGAAGTAG